The Bradyrhizobium sp. WSM471 genome includes the window TGATGTTGCTTCAGCTTCTCTCGAAGCGAGACATGGTTGTAGATCTCGCCATTTACGGCCAGCGCCCGACCCGCCATTTCGTCTATCAGGGGTTGGGCCCCGTGCTCCACATCGACGATTGAAAGTCGCTCATGAGCAAGCACTGCGCCTTCATTCGAGTAGACGCCGCTCCAATCTGGTCCGCGATGTCTGATCATCTTGGACATTTCCAAAGCGCGGTTACGCGCCGTTTCGAGTGGTTCCTTGAACTCGAAAATGCCAACAAAGCCGCACAATGCAATTACTCCACTATGGAAAATGCCTGCCGTGGTGGTGCAAAATTCACTATCAGCCGCAAGCAGGAAACGGCGGGTCATATTAAATCGGGTTTATTTTATTATATATAAAACAAAAATTTGCAATATGATTTATTATTTTGCTTTGCGTTATGCGTTAAAGTCATTGGCCATTCGGAGCACTTCGATACGGGTCGCTGCGACGGGGGCGGACCGCTTTTACTGCTCGCTCCGAGCGAATAGGGGCGCACTACCAGTTTCGTTAATGACAATCCTGGCGCCGAGCCCCTTTTTGCCAAGTCGGTCGACCTGGGATTCTGTCCCGGCCTCGCAGGAGACCGAAAGATAGGGGTTCGGGTTGACCAAACCGGCGGTCGCCCGAATGCCGTTGCCGTCGGTTGGAGGTCGGACGGCCGCACTCACGCGACGGACGTGCTCGGCACAATGCAATCGTCTGTCTTGCTTGAAGACGCATGCCTGTCACGGAACGCAAGTGGGTCGAGGTTGACCGAATGTGTCGATCGGAATGATCGCAATGCGTGATTTGGCAAAGGGCCATGCGATTACGTCGGGCCAGTCTTAAATCCCCGATCAGGAGGCAAGCCATCGTCCCGCCACGCGGCGTCTTGCTCCGAATTGGCTCTCTCTGTTGTTACTATCTGCCTTGACCGATTCAAGAAATGGCGCCTGCGCCCCTTGCCAAACGCTTGGCCGATGCTGCAACGTCGGTGTGCACGATCCGAATGTGAGTCGAGATGATGATGCCGACACGTCCTGAATCGCCTTGGATGAGCGATGAGACAAGGATCTTTCAGAACTCGGTTCGACAGTTTATCGAAGCGGAGCTTGTCCCAAACCATGCGCGTTGGTCCGAACGTGGCTTCCCCGACGCTTCGGCTTGGCTCAAGGCAGGTCAGGTTGGATTGTTACTTCCGGACGTACCTGAGAAGTATGGAGGGGGAGGTGGGACCTTCGCCTATGAGGCCGTTATCATCGAACAGCTTGCTCGGAGCGGTGTCCACTTCGGCTTCAACATTCAGAGCATAGTTGCACATTATATCCTCGCCTATGGAAACGAAGAGCAGAAACTTCGATGGCTGCCGCGAATGGCCGCTGGCGAACTTGTTGGTGCGGTCGGATTGACGGAACCCAGTTCGGGATCGGATCTCCAGAGCACCAGAACCACAGCGCAAAGAGATGGCGATCATTATGTGATCAATGGATCAAAGACGTTCATCACAAACGGCTGGCAGGCCGGTCTTGTTTGTCTCGCGGTCCGGACTGATCCCAGAGTGTCCGGGCCGAGAGCCCTCTCACTGCTTGTGATTGAGACCAAAGATCTCCCGGGATATCGGGTAGGCGAGCCACTCGAGAAGGTCGGTCGGCACGCTCAAGACACTTGTGAATTGTTTTTCGACGAAGTGCGTGTTCCCGTCGGGAACCTGCTTGGCCCGAGCGAGGGGCGCGGCCTGTTTCAAATGATGGATCAGTTTCGATACGAGCGGCTGTCGATCGGACTGAGCGCGGTCGCGGCAGCGGAGCGCGCCATCGAAATCACCACCGCATACGTAAAGGAACGTAAGGCATTCGGCAAACCTCTGCTGGACCTGCAGAACACGCGCTTCAAGCTCGCCGAATGCAGGACCGAGGCGCATGTCGGTCGGGTGTTCGTGGATAATTGCATCCAGCAGTTTATCAATGGTCAGTTCGATACCGTTACCGCGGCCATGGCCAAATACTGGCTCACTGATAGCCAGTGTCGGATCATAGATGAGTGCGTGCAGTTGCACGGCGGCTACGGCTACATGCAGGAATCCGCAATTGCGCGCTTGTGGACCGACAGCCGGGTCCAGCGCATATACGGAGGTGCGAACGAGGTGTTAAAGGAAGTGATCGGCTCCTCGCTTTGAGCCAAATCGGGCCGTTCGACGCGGGTGGCATCCAGGCTGCCATCACAATCGTCTTGACCTGGTGCTGCCGTTGCCAAATTCTTGCAGTGCGCCCGGAATGGGGATCGGCCGGGACCTTGGCGGCTTCTCGCCGCCAAGCGCGTATCGGAGCCTCAGGCGCCGATCTGGTTTAGCCGCTCTTGCATTGCGCCGGCGAGGACGCCGACGTGCTCGCCGATCAATAGATCATTGACCTCAAACTTCTCAAGATGGTGTTCGCTGACCGAGCGAGCAAACGGCTTCCAAAGGTGTGCGCGATGCCACCAGTCGGCTGTAATGAAGAGGTCGACATGGCCGTCATAAACCCGCGGCGTATAGTTGTGGACCGCCGCGACTGTTGCATTCTCTACCCGGCTTCTGGCGGCGAGATTGCTGGCTCCCACGAGTTCCACGCCCTTCTGTCGTTCGAGCCTCAATTGAAGGCGGCGTTTGAACGCGCTCGGGGTCAGCACTTTCAGGTAGCTGGAAAGGCGTACGAGCAACAGCGATGTTGGATTGAACATCGTCGGATACGCACTGCCTATGAGCGCAAGCAGGGCCACTTTCTGTCCCATTGCTGTGAGCTGTTGCGCGACCTCGAAGGCTAAAGCTCCGCCTGCACAGTGCCCTGCAATCAGATAGGGGCCTTCCGGACGGTACTTGCGGATTTGCTGGACTTCATAACGTGCGAGATCTTGGACCGTTGAGAGCGGCTCACTGCCATCGAGACCAGGCGGTTGAATGCCGACCATCGGCTGCTCCGCGTGCAGGTGTCGCGCTAACGGAAGCATACAAAAGATGTCGCCGCCGTGGCCAGAAACTGCAAATATCGGAGGCCTCGATCCATCTGGCTTGATAGGCACGATCGAGGTTCGTTCGATATTCCGGGCTTCGGCTTGCCGGAGAATTGTCATGATCGATTGCTTGCGGCTGGCAAGCGCCTGCTTTAGCTCATCATCCAACGCCCCTACCGGGGCGCTGCACTTCAATTGCGTATCCTCGATCCACAGGCGGACGTCGCGGGCGCGAAGCGTCGAAAGGAGGGCTGCATCATCCATCACAGATTGAACTCTTCACGAGCGCCTGGAGAAGTACTGGTGCTCTGGTTGGTGATCACGAGCATATCGATCGCCTCCGAAAGTCCGGCGATCGTCGGTCGCTCGAACAGAACAGCAATCTCGAGGTTGATATTGAAGAGCGCGCGCAGTCTCGCAACAAGACCGACGGCAGTCATAGACTGCCCGCCAAGATCAAAGAAATCATCCTGAATGCCGATCCCTTCCGTCCGCAACAGCTCGTGCCAGACAGCGGCAATGGCCTTTTGAGTCTCGGTTCGTGGGGGGCCGCCCTCGCCCCTGCTGGCAGCAAGAGGCGCGGGGAGAGCCTTTCGGTCGACCTTCCCGTTCTGGGTGAGCGGGAGGGCTTCGAGCAGCATGAATTGCGAAGGGACCATGTATTCGGGCAGGCGGGTTCCCAACGATTCCTTTAGCTCGTTCATGTCCAGCGCACCGTAACGGGGGACGATGTATCCCACGAGCTGACGGTTTCCTGGCTCGTCCTCGCGAGCAATCACGGCGCACGCTTGCACGTTGGGTTCGGCCGCGAGATTGGCTTCGATCTCACCGAGCTCGATGCGGTAGCCGCGAATTTTCACCTGATCATCCGCTCGGCCGAGATACTCCAGGATGCCGTCGTTGCGAAAACGAGCCAGGTCTCCGCTTCGATAGAGGCGCGCGTCTGTTTCAGTGCTGAATGGGTCCGACAGGAATCGTTCCGCGGTCAATTCGGCCCGGTTCAAGTAACCGAGGCCAACGCCAGTCCCACCGATAAACAGCTCGCCCGCCACTCCGGGCGCGACCGGCTTCATGTTCTCCTCCAGAACGTAGAGCTGTGTATTGGCGATTGGACGTCCGATGCAGACAGAGCCGCTTGTCGGATCACCAATTTGAACCTCGTGCACGCAGCAGCCGACGACTGTTTCGGTCGGACCGTACTCGTTGAACAAACGCGTCGCAGGCGCATGTTCGCGCCAGAGGCGGAGAGTTTCGGCAACGAGGTTTTCCCCGCCGATCACAAATGCGCTGGCTGCATCTGCGGCCTGCTCGGGCGCGATTTGTGCGTTAAGCAACTCGAGATGCGCGGGCGTGATCTTGACGAGACCTCGCTTTCCGGGGGCTTTGAGGGCGGCCATGAGCCCTTGAGCGCCAACATCCTCTGGCAAAAGT containing:
- a CDS encoding acyl-CoA dehydrogenase family protein → MMPTRPESPWMSDETRIFQNSVRQFIEAELVPNHARWSERGFPDASAWLKAGQVGLLLPDVPEKYGGGGGTFAYEAVIIEQLARSGVHFGFNIQSIVAHYILAYGNEEQKLRWLPRMAAGELVGAVGLTEPSSGSDLQSTRTTAQRDGDHYVINGSKTFITNGWQAGLVCLAVRTDPRVSGPRALSLLVIETKDLPGYRVGEPLEKVGRHAQDTCELFFDEVRVPVGNLLGPSEGRGLFQMMDQFRYERLSIGLSAVAAAERAIEITTAYVKERKAFGKPLLDLQNTRFKLAECRTEAHVGRVFVDNCIQQFINGQFDTVTAAMAKYWLTDSQCRIIDECVQLHGGYGYMQESAIARLWTDSRVQRIYGGANEVLKEVIGSSL
- a CDS encoding thioesterase domain-containing protein; the encoded protein is MDDAALLSTLRARDVRLWIEDTQLKCSAPVGALDDELKQALASRKQSIMTILRQAEARNIERTSIVPIKPDGSRPPIFAVSGHGGDIFCMLPLARHLHAEQPMVGIQPPGLDGSEPLSTVQDLARYEVQQIRKYRPEGPYLIAGHCAGGALAFEVAQQLTAMGQKVALLALIGSAYPTMFNPTSLLLVRLSSYLKVLTPSAFKRRLQLRLERQKGVELVGASNLAARSRVENATVAAVHNYTPRVYDGHVDLFITADWWHRAHLWKPFARSVSEHHLEKFEVNDLLIGEHVGVLAGAMQERLNQIGA
- a CDS encoding amino acid adenylation domain-containing protein — translated: MSLIEALPNPSKEYRSDIWGTLSDKERAQLRAWNDTQADFPQVCAQELFEAQVERTPDAIALTFGERRLSYSDLNERANSVAHYLRKRGVGPNTLVGVCFERSPELIVALLAVWKAGGAYVPLDPAYPKERLSFMIEDANPLVLLTQQGCLSLLTTPVDKVICLDVDSPILSGESKANPPSATIPSNLAYVMYTSGSTGRPKGAMIVHRGLVNYLWWAIKTYPVAAGFAVPVHTSISFDLTVTSLYTTLLGGGTVELLPEDVGAQGLMAALKAPGKRGLVKITPAHLELLNAQIAPEQAADAASAFVIGGENLVAETLRLWREHAPATRLFNEYGPTETVVGCCVHEVQIGDPTSGSVCIGRPIANTQLYVLEENMKPVAPGVAGELFIGGTGVGLGYLNRAELTAERFLSDPFSTETDARLYRSGDLARFRNDGILEYLGRADDQVKIRGYRIELGEIEANLAAEPNVQACAVIAREDEPGNRQLVGYIVPRYGALDMNELKESLGTRLPEYMVPSQFMLLEALPLTQNGKVDRKALPAPLAASRGEGGPPRTETQKAIAAVWHELLRTEGIGIQDDFFDLGGQSMTAVGLVARLRALFNINLEIAVLFERPTIAGLSEAIDMLVITNQSTSTSPGAREEFNL